The following proteins come from a genomic window of Gimesia chilikensis:
- a CDS encoding arylsulfatase yields the protein MQTLARLLLITAAICFLSSAPVRSFAAAPEKPNIIFIMADDLGYGDLGCYGQKKIQTPRIDQMAADGMKFTQMYAGSTVCAPSRCVLMTGRHMGHTRVRGNTWVKENQSLKDKDFTVAELLKKAGYTTALTGKWGIGEEGTAGVPNKQGFDYFYGYLNQHNAHNYYPEFLWKNDKKVALRNVVDPSTISKGPTGKDRLGGVATKKVDYSHDLIMEEALGFIDRSAQNPFFLYVALTIPHANNEAGRKVGDGQEVPDYGIYKEKDWTKQNKGQAAMITRMDTGVGQILDRLKALNIDQNTLVIFTSDNGHHREGGNDPEFFDANGPLRGMKRDLYEGGVRVPFIAYWPGTTPAGSVSDHIGYFGDLMATAADLADVPCPEGLDSVSIAPTLEGKPDEQKEHDFLYWEFYERGGKQAVRWGEWKAVRMPIFKGKTQLFNLEEDLGEGTDLAAKHPDLVKKLEAMMDSAHSSDPLWKPSGKPAKKQPAPGDGKQRF from the coding sequence ATGCAAACACTCGCTCGCCTGTTACTCATCACTGCTGCAATCTGCTTTCTGAGTTCCGCGCCGGTCCGTTCTTTCGCGGCCGCCCCTGAAAAGCCAAACATCATCTTCATTATGGCCGACGATCTGGGCTACGGCGATCTGGGCTGCTACGGACAGAAGAAGATCCAGACGCCCCGCATCGACCAGATGGCAGCTGACGGGATGAAGTTCACCCAAATGTATGCCGGCAGTACCGTGTGTGCCCCTTCGCGTTGTGTTCTGATGACCGGTCGGCACATGGGACACACCCGTGTGCGCGGCAATACCTGGGTCAAGGAAAACCAGTCACTGAAGGACAAGGACTTCACAGTCGCCGAACTGCTGAAAAAAGCAGGTTACACGACGGCACTGACGGGGAAATGGGGCATCGGTGAGGAAGGCACAGCGGGAGTTCCCAACAAGCAGGGCTTTGACTATTTCTATGGCTACCTGAACCAGCACAACGCCCACAACTACTATCCTGAGTTCCTCTGGAAGAATGACAAGAAAGTCGCCCTGCGAAACGTCGTTGATCCGAGCACCATTTCCAAAGGCCCGACCGGCAAAGACCGACTGGGCGGCGTGGCCACGAAAAAAGTGGACTATTCCCACGACCTGATCATGGAGGAAGCTCTGGGGTTCATCGACCGCAGCGCACAAAATCCTTTCTTTCTCTACGTCGCACTTACAATTCCCCATGCCAACAACGAAGCAGGCAGAAAAGTCGGCGATGGTCAGGAAGTCCCCGACTATGGCATCTATAAGGAGAAAGACTGGACCAAACAGAATAAAGGTCAGGCAGCCATGATCACCCGCATGGACACGGGTGTGGGTCAGATCCTGGATCGACTGAAGGCATTGAATATCGATCAGAATACGCTGGTTATCTTCACCTCTGATAACGGTCACCACCGCGAGGGGGGCAATGACCCGGAATTCTTCGACGCCAACGGGCCACTCCGCGGCATGAAACGCGATCTGTATGAGGGGGGAGTTCGGGTGCCCTTCATCGCTTACTGGCCCGGTACGACGCCCGCAGGCAGCGTTTCAGACCACATCGGCTACTTCGGCGACCTGATGGCCACCGCGGCCGACCTGGCCGACGTCCCCTGCCCTGAGGGGCTGGACAGTGTAAGCATCGCCCCCACCCTGGAAGGCAAACCTGACGAGCAGAAAGAGCACGATTTCCTGTACTGGGAATTCTATGAACGGGGTGGGAAGCAGGCAGTCCGCTGGGGCGAATGGAAAGCCGTTCGCATGCCCATTTTCAAAGGCAAAACCCAACTGTTCAACCTCGAAGAAGACCTGGGCGAAGGCACTGATCTGGCAGCGAAACATCCAGATCTCGTCAAGAAGCTGGAAGCCATGATGGACTCCGCCCACAGCTCTGATCCACTTTGGAAACCGAGTGGCAAACCAGCCAAGAAGCAACCAGCCCCCGGCGATGGTAAGCAGCGGTTCTAA
- a CDS encoding zinc-dependent peptidase, giving the protein MLLTWWRNRRRRKILASPMPEHWKTFLDQHVSQLSRLSPEQRELHYQRVQIFIQEKYWEGCNGFEITEEVQLLIAGQACLLTVGFASDCFDRLATVLVYPDTYVAKETLVNSIGVMTEGTSFRLGEAWNQGPIVLSWANVLEGAEIPDDGENVVFHEFAHYYDAIDREMNGTPPLNSEEAYQHWGEVMTREYDDLVDQLRHGHSRFINPYAATNPAEFFAVCSEHFFEQPLQMQEYSPELYETMKLFYRQDPAAADRG; this is encoded by the coding sequence ATGTTACTGACGTGGTGGCGTAATCGTCGACGTCGCAAGATTCTGGCCTCACCGATGCCTGAGCACTGGAAAACCTTTCTGGATCAGCATGTGTCGCAGTTGTCTCGACTTTCCCCTGAACAGCGAGAGCTGCACTATCAGCGTGTGCAGATTTTTATTCAGGAGAAGTACTGGGAGGGTTGCAACGGCTTCGAGATTACTGAAGAAGTTCAGTTACTGATTGCAGGCCAGGCCTGTCTGTTGACGGTTGGTTTTGCCAGCGACTGTTTTGATCGACTGGCGACAGTGCTGGTGTACCCCGATACCTATGTCGCGAAAGAGACACTGGTGAACTCAATTGGTGTCATGACGGAAGGCACTTCTTTCCGGCTGGGAGAGGCCTGGAATCAGGGGCCGATTGTTCTGTCCTGGGCGAATGTACTTGAAGGAGCTGAGATCCCTGATGACGGCGAAAACGTCGTCTTTCATGAATTCGCCCACTACTATGACGCCATCGATCGTGAAATGAATGGCACCCCTCCCTTAAACAGTGAAGAAGCCTACCAGCACTGGGGCGAGGTGATGACGCGGGAATATGACGACCTGGTGGATCAACTCAGGCACGGACATTCCCGCTTCATAAATCCCTACGCGGCCACCAATCCGGCCGAGTTTTTTGCGGTCTGCTCCGAACACTTCTTTGAGCAACCCCTTCAGATGCAAGAGTACTCACCAGAATTATATGAAACGATGAAACTTTTCTATCGACAGGATCCCGCAGCCGCTGACCGGGGCTGA